One Edaphobacter flagellatus genomic region harbors:
- a CDS encoding ChbG/HpnK family deacetylase — translation MPSRLIINADDFGLTPGINRSIIELHQAGVLTSATLMATGAAFDDAVVLARANPSLGVGCHLVFTDGAPASPPEHIPSLIGPDGKNFRPSLLHFVRALLSGQIREEDLVREAYAQIARLQQAGIRITHVDTHKHTHLFPAVARPLLSVLQQASIGAIRNPFEPDFTQRLAHADFKRRMQINLLNRLQPSFTRHPQIENRAVVTTAGTVGVSATGNLNAETLAEILNSLPDEGSFELVCHPGYNDRDLDRVTTRLRSHREVEMKALLAAIPERLAQPNAPALIHFGSLQPAHT, via the coding sequence ATGCCTTCCCGCCTCATCATCAATGCGGACGACTTCGGACTGACTCCTGGCATCAATCGCTCGATCATTGAACTTCATCAGGCCGGCGTGCTCACGTCGGCCACGCTGATGGCTACGGGCGCTGCCTTTGACGATGCCGTGGTGCTGGCTCGTGCAAATCCATCGCTCGGCGTTGGCTGCCATCTTGTGTTTACCGACGGAGCTCCGGCATCACCGCCTGAGCACATTCCTTCGCTTATCGGTCCCGACGGGAAAAACTTTCGGCCTTCACTGCTTCATTTTGTTCGTGCGCTTTTGAGCGGCCAGATACGCGAGGAAGATCTGGTGCGTGAGGCGTATGCGCAGATCGCACGGCTACAACAGGCGGGCATTCGCATCACGCACGTCGATACGCATAAACATACGCATCTCTTCCCCGCGGTTGCACGACCTCTGCTGAGCGTCCTGCAACAAGCATCCATTGGAGCGATACGCAATCCTTTTGAGCCGGATTTCACACAACGGCTGGCTCATGCCGACTTCAAACGCCGAATGCAAATCAATCTGCTGAATCGACTGCAGCCTTCCTTTACGCGACATCCACAGATTGAGAACCGCGCTGTCGTTACGACTGCCGGTACGGTTGGCGTCTCGGCGACGGGGAATCTCAACGCAGAAACTCTTGCCGAGATTCTGAACTCTCTGCCGGATGAGGGAAGCTTCGAGCTTGTGTGCCATCCCGGCTATAACGACCGCGATCTGGATCGCGTTACGACTCGCCTTCGCAGCCACCGTGAGGTGGAGATGAAGGCTCTCCTCGCTGCGATTCCTGAAAGACTTGCGCAACCTAATGCGCCCGCGCTCATCCACTTTGGTAGCCTTCAGCCTGCACATACGTAG
- the bshA gene encoding N-acetyl-alpha-D-glucosaminyl L-malate synthase BshA — MKIGITCYPTYGGSGVVATELGIELAARGHQIHFITSSQPFRLTGREANIHFHEVSVSTYPLFEYPPYDLALATRMAEVADFYSLDLLHVHYAIPHSVSALLASQMIATHTMVARRRRLPFITTLHGTDITLVGLDPSYLPITRFSIEQSHGVTAISSHLADRTREAFGVTNEIEVIRNFVNCDLYSRKPELVAQMRPRFAAENEHLFVHLSNFRPVKRVLDVVEVFARVSRVLPARLMLIGDGPDRSAAEQLALRYGVQDRIHFLGKQDEVHDLLPLADLMIMPSQMESFGLAALESMACSVPAIATRVGGVPELIDDGVTGLLFEIGDVDRMAEAAIGLLQDKPRLQAMSAAARRTAQDRFCTTRIIPLYEDYYRRVLERNA; from the coding sequence ATGAAGATCGGTATCACCTGCTATCCCACTTACGGCGGCTCCGGTGTCGTCGCCACCGAGCTTGGTATTGAGCTGGCAGCGCGTGGCCACCAGATTCACTTCATCACCTCGTCGCAGCCCTTCCGCCTGACTGGGCGCGAAGCGAATATTCATTTTCACGAGGTCTCGGTTTCAACGTATCCGCTCTTCGAATATCCGCCTTACGATCTGGCGCTGGCGACACGCATGGCTGAGGTTGCCGACTTCTATTCGCTCGATCTACTGCATGTGCACTATGCGATTCCTCACTCGGTCAGCGCGCTGCTTGCCAGCCAGATGATCGCGACGCATACCATGGTTGCGCGGCGCAGGCGGCTGCCCTTTATCACCACACTTCACGGTACAGATATCACGCTGGTTGGCCTCGATCCGTCCTACCTTCCGATTACGCGCTTCAGCATTGAGCAGTCTCATGGCGTTACTGCGATCTCGTCGCATCTTGCGGATCGCACACGCGAGGCCTTTGGCGTAACGAACGAGATCGAGGTGATTCGCAACTTCGTCAACTGCGATCTGTACTCGCGCAAGCCGGAGCTTGTTGCCCAGATGCGGCCGCGCTTTGCGGCGGAGAATGAGCACCTTTTTGTACATCTCTCCAACTTCCGTCCGGTCAAACGGGTTCTGGATGTCGTCGAAGTCTTTGCCCGTGTCTCCCGTGTTTTGCCTGCACGTCTGATGCTGATTGGCGATGGACCAGATCGGAGCGCGGCGGAACAGCTTGCCCTGCGCTACGGCGTGCAGGACCGCATTCACTTTCTCGGCAAGCAGGACGAGGTTCACGATCTGCTTCCGCTTGCCGACCTGATGATTATGCCCAGCCAGATGGAATCGTTTGGGCTGGCCGCGCTTGAATCCATGGCATGCAGCGTTCCCGCCATTGCTACGCGTGTGGGCGGCGTACCAGAGCTGATTGATGATGGCGTGACGGGGCTACTGTTCGAGATTGGCGATGTCGATCGCATGGCAGAAGCTGCAATCGGGCTATTGCAGGACAAGCCGCGCCTGCAGGCCATGTCTGCTGCGGCGCGACGTACGGCACAGGACCGCTTCTGCACCACGCGCATCATTCCACTTTATGAGGACTATTACCGCCGCGTGCTGGAGCGCAACGCCTGA